Proteins encoded by one window of Culicoides brevitarsis isolate CSIRO-B50_1 chromosome 2, AGI_CSIRO_Cbre_v1, whole genome shotgun sequence:
- the LOC134829796 gene encoding transmembrane protein 209-like: MDKSLTSPNRSLLNQSLQLQVTNKHRRNCLTYGALNALFLAILWFDISQQCPYSVSYWYYVEYVAAGILGVSLLYNILSYVYHRFLVSPLVVTEEQRKLLRLDDVDGSFVVSPAKSQKLNTTMDKAAAANMNVSSLSWQSYNEGNTGISSASWAFNKTSQSFDSPSFNLMNVSADMSFNQSMPNNVSGIAHRNYNNKSEIITDTKRIKQYLKETNEAEAKNANILPDNNLTQTNESFTSFWNNCRFDDLSALLKTSLYQLSPSTNSASSPSSKQNPLKDETGLGKILDGNSEVLKKIPSEKLSAYVANLRIWIADTILHRLVKEFDYINEKLKTRGFSDIQVGAVGLERLKKTAENHQLVALYVPTLPMIIPFLEMSTNQEYLCKRIRDLAHGKCISDYRWNSGAPYGGASWNDHLPTDTAILFHLICTYFDSQLMPLPNRDRPFYSQYVIEVDGNKKSQTEILSEVKNKAKCAILCMNPMKPKINFISDDIIHTCAHDRNNLFYVIIQFLLFMKSRNDSLLEGVSLGRRGINIMCCVEEDTN; encoded by the exons ATGGATAAAAG CCTAACATCACCGAACCGTTCCTTGCTCAACCAAAGTCTGCAACTTCAGGTCACAAACAAACACAGACGCAATTGTTTGACTTACGGAGCGTTAAATGCACTTTTTCTCGCAATTCTCTGGTTTGACATCTCCCAGCAATGTCCATACTCGGTCTCATACTGGTATTATGTAGAATACGTCGCTGCTGGAATTTTAGGTGTTAGTCTCCTGTACAACATCTTGAGTTATGTCTATCACCGATTTCTGGTGTCGCCGCTTGTTGTGACCGAAGAACAACGCAAACTCTTGCGATTGGATGACGTTGATGGAAGTTTCGTAGTTTCGCCTGCTAAGAGTCAAAAACTGAATACGACAATGGATAAAGCTGCTGCTGCAAATATGAATGTCTCTTCTTTGAGCTGGCAATCGTACAATGAAGGAAATACCGGCATCTCGTCCGCTTCATGGGCATTCAACAAGACATCACAATCGTTCGACAGTCCGTCCTTTAATTTGATGAACGTTTCCGCCGACATGAGTTTCAATCAAAGCATGCCAAATAATGTGTCGGGCATCGCGCATCGTAACTACAACAACAAATCCGAAATTATCACCGACACAAAGCGCATCAAGCAATATTTGAAGGAAACGAATGAGGCGGAAGCCAAAAATGCCAACATTTTACCGGATAATAATTTGACCCAAACGAACGAGAGTTTCACGAGCTTCTGGAATAATTGTCGTTTTGATGATTTGAGTGCCTTGCTCAAGACTTCGTTATACCAACTGTCTCCCAGCACAAATTCCGCTTCATCTCCGTCCTCCAAGCAAAATCCTCTGAAAGACGAAACCGGTCTCGGCAAGATTTTAGACGGCAATTCGgaagttttgaagaaaatcccGTCGGAAAAGCTCTCTGCATATGTCGCTAATCTGCGTATCTGGATCGCCGACACAATTTTGCATCGTCTCGTAAAGGAATTCGATTACATCAATGAGAAACTGAAGACTCGTGGGTTCTCCGATATCCAAGTTGGAGCTGTCGGATTGGAACGTTTGAAGAAAACCGCAGAAAATCATCAATTGGTAGCACTTTACGTGCCAACACTCCCGATGATCATTCCCTTCTTGGAAATGTCCACGAATCAAGAGTACCTGTGCAAGCGAATTCGTGATCTGGCACACGGAAAATGCATTTCAGACTATCGTTGGAACTCGGGAGCACCGTACGGAGGTGCCTCGTGGAACGATCATTTGCCCACAGACACCGCCATTCTTTTCCATTTGATTTGCACCTACTTTGACAGTCAATTGATGCCACTTCCGAACCGTGATCGCCCGTTCTACAGTCAATACGTGATCGAAGTGGATGGCAACAAGAAATCGCAAACGGAGATTCTGAGTGAAGTCAAGAACAAAGCAAAGTGTGCAATTCTCTGCATGAATCCGATGAAgccgaaaattaattttatcagtgACGATATCATTCATACTTGTGCTCat GACCGCAACAACTTATTTTACGTCATCATCCAGTTCCTATTGTTCATGAAGAGCCGCAACGACTCCTTGTTAGAGGGCGTCAGCTTGGGCAGACGTGGTATCAACATCATGTGCTGCGTAGAAGAAGACACAAATTGA